From Calliphora vicina chromosome 3, idCalVici1.1, whole genome shotgun sequence:
TATTTTAGATTAATCTAATTTCCAAAAACCCTAAAttcgttttaatttaaaagcattggtaaattcatatattttgaaGGGTCTTGAAAAACATCAAAATCGTGTGGGCGTGATAGATCGATGATCGAACAATTAATTCCAGTAATTTCAAGAAATAGATATCTGTGGTGTAAAATACTCAGCAgataaatttaaccaaaaagtATCTGAcattagattaaaaaaaattaccaatttttaCTCCTTAAGAAACTAAgcactgatagatatctatttgttgatcTTACGGGTATaagaactttattttttaaaaaataatctttgaTGTTTCTtttcatgaaattatttattttgtgttcaGATTTCTTATTAAGGGTGGTCCAACCAAAATGCACGAtgttaattgtaattaaaactaaaagtttTCAGACAattatcttaatattttttattatgataGAAGATCTTTTTCAATTATGTATGCCAATGCTTCGGTGGAATACCTCTATCCAATGGCGCATATTTTCAATGACTCTGAGCCATAATTGAGGTTAAATGTCGTTAATGTGCCGAATTATCTCATCATTTAGTTATTGAATTGTTTTTGGCTTATTGAAGtacactttttcttttaaatatcccCAAAGATTGAAGTCCAACGGTGTCAAATCTCATGATCGTGGCGGACAATGTTCGTGTGATGTTCGAGAGATGCTGACGGCTCTTCTGCCACACTATAGTGAACAACAGCAAATGTTTTCCGCAAAACGAACTGGGCGAGCATGCACAGATCCTACAGATCCTGTTTGCTGAAATTTGCGCACAATTATACCGATTGTGAACACATTTAATCGATTATGCTGACCAAAAAAAATCCCGAAGTACATTTTGATTTGAACGCCCATTTTCGTAAAAGGCTTCAGGCTGAATTTGTCAAGCAATGAAAGAAAGAAATGCCAAATTAAGTTGGGCAAAATTCTTGACGTTAAGGTGTGACTCACAATTAACATCGTGGATTATAGTTgaccaaattttatattaattagaaTTGATGGTCaaaacaaattccaaaaaattccaaatttgtaaattacaaaaatatatttttcttttgccaGCGTCAACATATTTCTTGCAATTTTTCCCGCATACGATAGAAGTTTTTTCCCAGGGAAGAACTTCCAACGACAGCAGACCTGTTACAACAACATCAATAGCAGATGTTCTCAATTTCTACGAACAATGATTAAACTTCtaatattttggtatacacatggATTTGCACTCATTTACTCATTATTAGCAATAAATGAGTGCAATCTTTCAAAAGTATAGATTGAAATACTTAATGAACTCGGTAGAAGTCATTCTATTCATTATGGTACTATATATTGTATTGTTTTATCAAAGAAAAGTactcaaaatattaaacaatgcATCCATACATCTCCGATACTTTTGTGTTTTATTCTGACatttgttgttgtagtagtattagttaatattgttgttgtaatagcatcatcattattatcaacATCTTCTTCCATTTGTTTCCATttcgttttagttttgttgttgctgtttgttgtctgttttaattttattttttttatatgatgatttttgtatacaaaatactCCACCACTATGggaatttagccattttttgtCCGTTCGGTTTATACACTTTTTGTGTTCTCTCTCAGTATTAATTCATTGCGGAATGTTGGCAGTTTGTGTTGTGGATTTGTACTACGAAGAGTAGGTAGAGTGTTGTACTGGGGATGGATGATGATGAGTAGTGTAATCATGTTTTAGTTGCGTTCTGTTTTTAAACGAAGAGAAGGattatttttgccattttttttattatttcttttcttttttgctaagtttaaatttgtaattatgaTAAATTAATATTACTTTAATTGAATGTTGATTAATTTGCGGTAATTACGAATCATTTAGTTTTTTCACTTTGAgtatatttaatattgtatataCGCCAGAACTAGAGTGTAATTATACTAAAGTGAAGTTAATACATGtgtttcaagctaaaaaaaaaagaactgaaaatgaaaataatataataaaaaaagaagtgTATCGaactaaataaaagaaacaggtgtttttttgtcttttttgttTCGATTTTCATTCTGCAAATTGGCCATTTAACCTTTGGTTGCTATTGCATTATGACGTCTACTAGTATAGTGCATTGCTGAACCGACAAAAAAAACCCAATATGGATtggaatttataaaatgtttacttGTGAAAATTGTTTGTAACATTAGTGTCGTGCTTTAAATATATCTGAGTTGGCTGGCTTACATtgtttttgaagatttttacaGCATTACatgtaataaaatgttttttatatctattTGTTCAATACCGAATTGAAGTTTTGGATTTTTCTTATTATATAGCGCAgaaaatgtgaaatttaattatttttaaatgttttgctattttttaagaTCAAAGATTGGATGTATCATTAGTTCTCAATATAACTCAGAAATTATTGCAGctcaaatcttaaaaaaaacatatgtatgaataatatgattttaatataaagtgACGTTCAAACTTAAGTGCTATTACGTTAACGAGGATATAAAACCGGATCCGACAACTTGACACTACACATCTGCTTCATTGAACATTTTAGTCAAATCGGATAAAGTCAACCGGTCTCCGCAAGGGCTCTGAAGCTTAGAAATGCTTTTAAAAagagtaaaatttatattttggaaaaatggaTCGGATAATTTATATTctgaaatattaaaagtatctccaagttataaaaaaatttagataacaAAATTCACTGTGCGATGATTTAAAGTAATGACTTACATGTTGTTAATATACCAAAAAAAGGAGACGacacaatgcagaaattgacgTGGCAAAACCCTAATCAACGTCAAGATAATCTCTCAAGTTATCAACAAAAGTTATTCGAACCGCTTCTCATGAGCAGGCTGGATTTCGTCAACAGTTTAAGTCATATTATAATTGAGCAATCTGTTAAGTGGATGCCCTAACCAGCGCCGTTTTCTTCTATGAGAATTTGAAATTGGTAATATCCAATGGTCCAAACTTTCCAAATTCCCATACACCCCGAAATCTGTAAGGCATGCTCTGCGAAATCCTGTTGACGATATCACAAGGATTCCACAAGGAATTCGTAGCTGCTCACTTGGGTACATTCAAAAAGCTGATCCCGTTGTGATACCCAAGAAGTAAACAGCAGGTCTTCCATTCGACACTCGTTGTTTCCATATTGTACCAATAAGATTCTTTGATGAAGGATTGAATGTTTTTCAGATTCATCCTCGATAACTCTTCTAAACACGAGCGGAAAGGGATTGCAAGTGTAAGCTTCCTGATGTTGGCAAGAGCCGGGAAATGCCAGCCTCAGCcacaaattattataattcGGATGCAATAGAAACGTACGGAAACGATTCAATGCTTCTATTATAGCTAATCGTTGTAAAATCTTACAGAAATGCAGAAAAGTAGCTGTAATATAAGGGAGACTCTTGcgattttaattttggatgcaaaatttattgttttatcgaACAAAAATCTTGCATTATAAATGCGCAGCTATAATGATTCTATTTTTTAGTACTTCCAGTAATCGTTAAATCGTTTAATAATTGGGTGTGTTCGTAAATTCAGTATGATTGCATCACTGcagcaaattaaaagtttagcgttcgaaaaagcatatttgcgattattgctttacgtcaaacgttttttaattcaaattgttGGCAGTGATGCCGCAAATTTGTGCAAGCAATGCATCATTAAGTTATATGTTGCAAAAGTTTGCAGGTCGTGGCATCAGTGATgcacaaatttactgcatttacgaacaCACCCATTATCCCTATCTGTTCACGACGGAATCCTATAAGCAGATTCATCCTGCCGTAATCATATACGGTCCGAGACAATCTCGCAATAACACAAGTGGATTGGTCCATCTGTTCTGTGCAGTCTCATACAGTTTCTGCTTGCAATTTGAAAAGGAAATATCAGAAATGGGTTCAATCACATCCCCAGATATTTGATAATAACTaagccagttggatgcacgttttACGGCAGTAACTTCCGTCTGAAGAGCAATTCAAAAGATAGGTACCCTAAAGAAGAATTAGAATAAAGAATCCATCACCAACCCAACATAGTACGATCAGCCGCAGCTCTAAATATTTTAGATGACAGCTGGCTGTTTTGTTTGTCTTTGAAAGTTTTAtgattttgtagatttttccaATACTTAATAATGTCACTTGTGAGTGAAGAGAGTAAGAATTTGTAAATTTGATGGTATTTTATATAagacatttttgtattttcttaccCATAGTGAACGGTTCTCATAATAATATTCCTCATTATCTTTACAATCTAAAGTATAAATCTATGcataaatcttaatttttttttcaatatttctctttttttttcagaacttCAAGCCACAAGAACATAATTATTACATTATCTAATACCGTAATCCTtagttacaaaaacaaaatcgcGATAACTCaaataaatacgcaaaaagagGAGTATCAAACCTTAATTTCTTAAGGTGTATTATGGAAGAAAAATGTATCGATCAATTTGAAACAGTTGCATTAAATCTCACCAAATCTTCTTCATCAACAATAACTACAACTATAACATCAAGTAATAGCTGTTCCACAAAAGCgccattttttttaacatccTCGTCGTCATTGTCTTCAACGTCCTCATCATTATCGTCAACGTCGAGCGGCAATAATAGTGCAGATCAAATCTCTTTAAACTCGTCGGCAGATAAAGAAGATTTTGATAAGGCCACCACAAGTCGTAGTTCCATGTCGCTACTACAAGAAGAGTTTGAGACAAATTCACAACATGATTTTGCCGAAGTCTTGGACGAAGATGATGAGACGACCACATCTGGAGTTTTGGAAGCATATGAGATAAGTTCATCGAACCTATTGCCAACAACAAATGATGATGTCACATTAGAGCCAGTGGCCGTAGTGGATGATAGTTCGTCCACAGATGCCATACAAATAATAAAGGTTTCCGATGCTTCAACCGAATCGGCAGCAAGTAATAATGGATTTTTCAATTCATCTGAGATTTATGTCatcaatgatgatgatgatgacgaggaTGACGAAGATGTTGAAGAGGACAATGATGACGAATGTGTTGATGGCGAAGTGATTAATGAAGCTGAGGATGATGACGATATTGAAGAGGTTGTTGAAGGCAATTTGATAAATATAGACGACAATCTACACATCGAGGAAGATGAAGACGAGGAGGATGATGATGAACCCGAGGACGAAGAGGAAGAGTGTGACATGAATACTACAAATCAATCTTCCAAATGTACAACACAAAATACCACCTCAACACAGGACACTTCTAGTACACAGCCCCAAAATAATGGTGTTATCATGAGTACAAATGGCACCATGATATTCTTGGAAACACCCGTGGTAGAagaacaacaacatcatcaccACCATCTTCATCATGCTCAAATTGCAAACTCCTCAAAGGGTACGTCGTCGCACAATGATTTCGTGAACGACAACAATGTGAAACCCAAACGTTTAAGTGatgaattttctaaaaattcagCCAACGCCAACGAAACTCCCACATCTTCTACGGCGGcatgtagtaaaattttgcaagaaTCCAATGATATGATTTACGATTTAACCGAATCTCAACCATGTCCCGAAACACAGGCTCACGAGCGCATGTCATCACGTTTGAAAAAGATGAATTTGAATCACAACAACAcaaataacaatataaattcTCAGGATTTACCTACTTCCTCCTCTGCAAGTGGTTCGAAATCATCTATTTTAATGCCCACTCTATCGGACATAGAGTCAATGGATTTAATTGAACGCCGTGATTTTGAAAATGAACAGCGTCTTACGGGAGgtattatattgaaatcaagTTCGCTGGTTAAGAAAAATGTGCTTGACTTGGGTTTGGTTAAAtctcaacagcagcagcaacagcagaaaaacaataataatgcaAATAGTGGAGAGGAGCAACCGTCTAGTAGCCATTCCAGAGGATTTTCTTCTGATAGCAAGTGTACCTATAAAGATTTGTCAGCAACGCCCACAAGTAGTCGTAAGCTAATCGGACGTCTAACCAAATCAACTGCCAAAATGAATTTGTGCAACACTCTAAGTCATAATCAaccacaacagcaacagcaaccgCAGGAacttactacaaaaacatcacaACGCAGCAGTACTGAACAAATACCAAAATCTTTAAACCTCTCCGCCAACTCATCATtgtcgtcgtcatcatcatgcGCCTCCACCTCCTCTTCATCACTAACACCAGCATCAACATCAACATCAGCATCAGCCATAACAACGAATTCTACATCCGTTATTGTGGAAGCAGCATCGACACAAAATTccgaaatttattcaaattccaATTCAAACGATAGTCTTACATCACGACCATCATCAACTAGTTCGACGTTAAACAAACGTCCAGAAGTATTAACACAAGAACAGAAAGTTTACAAACTTTCAACAGCCGCCACATCATCAACTTCATTGTCAGCAGCAAACTCATCTTCCTCCAGCTCGTCCACATCCTCTTCATCCACCGCTGCTCCAGCTTCTGTGGCAGTTTGTGTACTCGAAAATGGCTGTAGTCGCACCAGTGCTATACAACCAATTGTCAATAATTCTAATCATAATAGTAATTCATCCTCATCGAATGAAGCAAACGACGATGATGTTCAACCCTCCACTTCTTCGGCCAGATGTCAATACGCCCCACCACCCAGAACTCAAAGGCAAGTGAATGCAAGCGCTCAAACTAATGAACGGTATTTGTCCCGTTCAAATGCCAATGCTGCAGCATCAGTTTCCGCAAATGGCGGAAATGATGTTTGCTTGTCTGCGGCCGCTCTACCCAGTCGTAGTGGCAGCGCCAATCATCGCCGCTCCGAGATCTCCCAGAACCTATTGGATGGCTTTAGAATGCTCAACGATCAATTGGACAACACTTTCAACTTCAACCACCAAAACACTTCGTGGATTGACTGTGAGGAAAATAATTCAGACGTTGAAGAGATTTGTACGTGTCATCAGGGTTCCATGAGTGATGGCAGCAGCCATGGCGGAAGTATTAGTGATTTGAATGACGTCGATGAATTGGACAGCGGACATGTGTATGGCAAAGATGGTGGCGCCGATCTTTCCTACAATATAATGCATAATCTTTCCATATCAGAAGATGCAGCAGCCTCGCCCGATTGTGTAGCAACCCGAAAGCGCAAATACACAGATACACGACTGATGGAACATGATTATAACTCGGCCACGATAACGGGTAGCGGTGGCACTGCAACGAGCTTAGAAAGCAATAGTCGTAAGCGTGTTGCTTACGATTTCACTTCAACCCCGCGTTCTTCACATATAAATGTCGGCGCATTAGTTCATATCACCACACCATCACAGCTGTTGGCCACCACCTCTACCGGTTCTCCATTGGGAAGGCGCACACCACGTTCGCTGATACCCACACGAGATAATCCGCCACCAGAGTTACAGCAATGGCTGTTACAATTCCAACGCTGGTCACATGCTCAACGTCTGTTGGCCGTCGATCGTTTGATCGACCACTGTGAACCAACACAAGTGCGTCACATGATGAAAGTGATTGAACCACAATTTCAACGAGACTTTATTTCTTTACTACCTCGAGAGTTGGCATTGCAAGTACTTTCCTATTTGGATCCTAAGGATCTGTTGCGAGCTGCCCAAACCTGTCGCAGTTGGCGTTTCTTGTGCGATGACAACCTGTTGTGGAAGGAGAAATGTCGCCAAGCTCAAATATTGACTGAACCGCGGACTGATCGTCCAAAACGCGGTAGAGCTGGTAACATGCCACCGATCGCATCGCCATGGAAGGCGGCATACATGCGTCAACACATAATCGAAATGAATTGGCGTTCACGACCCATACGTCAGCCGAAAGTACTGAAAGGACACGATGAGCATGTCATAACATGTTTGCAATTTTCCGGAAATCGCATTGTGTCTGGTTCGGATGACAATACATTGAAAGTTTGGTCAGCTGTCACAGGAAGGGTGAGTTTTTCATTTATTCGTACTACGTTTGTCAAGATTTATAGctttacttttaatattttagtgtttacGCACATTGGTGGGCCATACTGGCGGTGTTTGGTCATCGCAAATGTCAGGCAATATCATAATCTCAGGTAGTACGGATCGTACTCTTAAAGTATGGGACATGGAAACGGGCCAATGTGTACACACACTTTTGGGTCACACCTCCACCGTACGCTGCATGCATCTTCATGGCAACaagtaagtttgtttgtttgtctatttgagtttaatataaaattattaataaattatttcctCCTTACTTTGCAGAGTTGTTAGTGGTTCTCGTGATGCTACTTTGCGTGTTTGGGACATTGAACAGGGTTCTTGTTTAAGGGTTTTAGTTGGCCATTTAGCGGCCGTACGTTGTGTGCAATACGATGGTAAATTAATTGTATCAGGAGCTTATGATTATATGGTAAAAATTTGGCATCCAGAGAGACCAGAATGTCTACACACTCTACAAGGTCATACCAATCGAGTTTACTCATTGCAGGTACatacgaaattatttttattataaggtttttgtttattaatttttatttattattttcacagTTTGATGGTATTCATGTTGTAAGTGGTTCTTTGGACACCTCTATTAGAGTCTGGGACGTTGAAACAGGCAATTGTAAACACACCTTAATGGGCCATCAAAGTTTAACTTCTGGTATGGAATTacgtgaaaatattttagtgtCTGGTAATGCCGATTCGACGGTTAAAGTTTGGGATATTACCACTGGTCAATGTTTACAAACCTTGTCCGGTAAGATGatggttttattttcttattttgatgtgaattgttttttattaattttatgtttttccttTAATGTTTAGGCTCCAATAAGCATCAATCGGCTGTTACATGTTTGCAATTCAATTCCCGCTTTGTTGTTACCAGTTCGGATGATGGAACGGTTAAATTATGGGATGTTAAGACTGGTGAATTCATACGCAATTTAGTTTCATTAGATTCGGGTGGTTCTGGCGGTGTTGTTTGGCGTATAAGGTaagtttttaattgaaataatgaGCTTTATTGGAAATGCGTGTTTTCGTTTTTGAcagttatacaaaaataatgtaAGATCACttgatttcataaatatttgccTTAAAATAgctgttttttaattatttggcaACTACACAGATACGTTTTGGAACTTTTTCTGGGTTATATTTAGTGATAAATGGttcataacaaaatattaatggcAATTACTTGCTTTAGTAGCTtttctaaattatattttactaatcccctttacttttttctatattttacagaGCCAACGATACGAAATTAATATGCGCAGTTGGATCACGCAACGGTACCGAAGAAACCAAAC
This genomic window contains:
- the ago gene encoding F-box/WD repeat-containing protein 7, with protein sequence MEEKCIDQFETVALNLTKSSSSTITTTITSSNSCSTKAPFFLTSSSSLSSTSSSLSSTSSGNNSADQISLNSSADKEDFDKATTSRSSMSLLQEEFETNSQHDFAEVLDEDDETTTSGVLEAYEISSSNLLPTTNDDVTLEPVAVVDDSSSTDAIQIIKVSDASTESAASNNGFFNSSEIYVINDDDDDEDDEDVEEDNDDECVDGEVINEAEDDDDIEEVVEGNLINIDDNLHIEEDEDEEDDDEPEDEEEECDMNTTNQSSKCTTQNTTSTQDTSSTQPQNNGVIMSTNGTMIFLETPVVEEQQHHHHHLHHAQIANSSKGTSSHNDFVNDNNVKPKRLSDEFSKNSANANETPTSSTAACSKILQESNDMIYDLTESQPCPETQAHERMSSRLKKMNLNHNNTNNNINSQDLPTSSSASGSKSSILMPTLSDIESMDLIERRDFENEQRLTGGIILKSSSLVKKNVLDLGLVKSQQQQQQQKNNNNANSGEEQPSSSHSRGFSSDSKCTYKDLSATPTSSRKLIGRLTKSTAKMNLCNTLSHNQPQQQQQPQELTTKTSQRSSTEQIPKSLNLSANSSLSSSSSCASTSSSSLTPASTSTSASAITTNSTSVIVEAASTQNSEIYSNSNSNDSLTSRPSSTSSTLNKRPEVLTQEQKVYKLSTAATSSTSLSAANSSSSSSSTSSSSTAAPASVAVCVLENGCSRTSAIQPIVNNSNHNSNSSSSNEANDDDVQPSTSSARCQYAPPPRTQRQVNASAQTNERYLSRSNANAAASVSANGGNDVCLSAAALPSRSGSANHRRSEISQNLLDGFRMLNDQLDNTFNFNHQNTSWIDCEENNSDVEEICTCHQGSMSDGSSHGGSISDLNDVDELDSGHVYGKDGGADLSYNIMHNLSISEDAAASPDCVATRKRKYTDTRLMEHDYNSATITGSGGTATSLESNSRKRVAYDFTSTPRSSHINVGALVHITTPSQLLATTSTGSPLGRRTPRSLIPTRDNPPPELQQWLLQFQRWSHAQRLLAVDRLIDHCEPTQVRHMMKVIEPQFQRDFISLLPRELALQVLSYLDPKDLLRAAQTCRSWRFLCDDNLLWKEKCRQAQILTEPRTDRPKRGRAGNMPPIASPWKAAYMRQHIIEMNWRSRPIRQPKVLKGHDEHVITCLQFSGNRIVSGSDDNTLKVWSAVTGRCLRTLVGHTGGVWSSQMSGNIIISGSTDRTLKVWDMETGQCVHTLLGHTSTVRCMHLHGNKVVSGSRDATLRVWDIEQGSCLRVLVGHLAAVRCVQYDGKLIVSGAYDYMVKIWHPERPECLHTLQGHTNRVYSLQFDGIHVVSGSLDTSIRVWDVETGNCKHTLMGHQSLTSGMELRENILVSGNADSTVKVWDITTGQCLQTLSGSNKHQSAVTCLQFNSRFVVTSSDDGTVKLWDVKTGEFIRNLVSLDSGGSGGVVWRIRANDTKLICAVGSRNGTEETKLMVLDFDVEGACVKCS